ACAAGCTGGTTAATTTCTAGCTGCAAGTATGTCATGCACCATGCGTacgtatatataatatgctggTTAATTACATGATTTGTTATAATATCAAAAAACTAGTTACTTCCGAGATTCCACCGTGATCATAATTTATACATGATGAGTACAATTAATcccactcctctctctctctctctctaacacatGATATTTGGTCATAccgtaaagaaagaaaaaggcagGTTCCATCATTCTAGCTTCTTGGCTGGAGGGGCTACAGTAGCTGCTGGAAGCCTAGTAGTAGAGCACGGAATTCTTAAGGTACTTGCAGTTCATACGGATTCATGCATGGTTATTGGCCGTACAAAATACAGGGGCTTCTAACCAATGTATTTCATGTGTTTTGGTATGGCATATATATCTAATCTCCTTCGATTATTGCTGTGATATATATGTTTCAGTCCATATCTGGAGATAGTGGACATTATCGGCCAACGGCCGACAGCATTTCCCGGTTTCTATCCTTTCTTAAACAACATGGAGCGAATCTTAATGAAATGAAGGACGTACCTCGATCGTCTCTCCCATGACCATGTTGCCTTTGGTTTGGTCGTCACGTTAGAGGTCCACAATTAAAGGCCGGGGAGATTGCTGCATGGAGTTCCATTAATAATATGTACGTACAACATGGTTAATTAACTAATTAAGTTCAAAAGTGTTCAGAGACTCTCCAGATGTGTTATTATTCAGTTTATGAGAGATCATTTGTAATTAACTtaattatctttatatatataaagaggctATGAAACAGAAATTGTTATTTTAATAGAAGTTGTAAATgaaagtttgtatttttaacaGAAATGTTTAACgcagttaaatttaattataaacgtCTATCCGTATTCTGTGAAAGAAAAAGCTGTACATTAATTATGCATGTCCGTTTATTGCGATCTCCATCTCCGATTTCAAGACGTCGATCTCCATCTCCGATTTCAAGAACAACTCCGTAGTCGCTCCGCCAGCTCTGGCTTCATCGATTCCATGAAGTTTGACCCAAGAGAAGCCAATAAATCCTCATGTGATGCCAAATCAAGGGTCTCATCGCCAATCTCAAACTCACCGTGTGACTTGGGTCCCCAGTGAATGCTTCGACCATTTCATTTTCTCACTAACCAATTAGAGCCTCGGATACTGggtttttcctttcattttttctccTCCCTTCCGTTGTTTACCTTTCCTCCTATCATTTTGGTATCGAATCAAAATCACTGACAATGACTTGAAAGGCATCTATTTTTACATCCATTCGGCAGGATAGGAATCCAAATCAAGGATCTCATCGCCAATCTCACGAAAGCCGAGATTGATCAGCTGGTAAAAACCAAAACTTCCTCATCCCGTGAATAGCACAACCGATTTGTGGCCGTGTCGTGTGGACGTTTCCAGCGAGAAAGTGGCTGACGATGGAGGTACGTGGGGTCTTGCTTCCTTTGACCGTGCTTTGTTTTGAGCAACAAAAATAGAGGTGTATACGTTTGTTTCTACGTGCAGGTGGTTGCCGTGCGTGGAGTTGGATAGTGGCTATCACACGGTGGCTGAGTAGAGGGGTGTTAAGGTGGTGCACTACTGGTGTAGTGACGCTACGGGACGACAGAGGGCTGGGCTGTGGCCGAGTTGTGGAGGTTGGCTTCACGGCAACTGGGACTTCCAACCAGGGTGGTTCTTGAATTTGGTTCTCCTCCAACCGAGGTTACTGTGTGGTGAATCCAGGCTAAGAAGGTGATGCGGCTTGGAGTGGCGTTGTCGGGCTTGAAGGAATTCGCGTGCAGTAGGCGAGGGAGCCTCAAATTCAAAGGCTTTACTACGACTTGAATCTGGTATGTTATGGAGTACCAATATTTGGCTGAACGACAAAGCAAAGAAATTTCATCAGGACGTAGTGAATCAGAAGCAACGAATCTACAACAAAGTGAGAGAACGATTACCTGGAGGTTGAAACCGGCAAAGGAGGGTGACTGCCAGAGCAAGAGAGGGAACGTAAGGCCACAATAGAATACAGGTCTGCGAGACGATTGGGACAGCAGTGAGGGGTGACATTTGTCAGCCGATGTCTCCAGCTAAAATATTGTATTACCTTCTTTGAGTTAATATTGTCTCCATCAAACTTTTGATATGTTTGGCCATAggattaaattattaattacttgcTAGCTGTTTGCTAAGTGACACGACGACGAGAAAGCAAAACTCCGTtcccatgaaaagatacaaacaTATCAGAATAGGCCGAACGGGTTAACATCCGTTTGCTTGAATGTCCtaagtatatttttaatataccaGTGGCCGTTGCAGGCGAGAGATGATGATAACGTACGTggaaaattaacatatatacttACATAGTAACTTTATGCAAATTAATCAAAAAGAGGACGTAGAAATAATTCTACATAATTTACGTATGAGCTTTGATTGGTCAGATTGCTTAGGATTTAAGTTCAAATTCTAGCTGCTATTCTCAATATATTAAAGttaaatcatttaatatttttttcgtAGTGGaagttttcaaataaaagaaaaaatgaaagaggaaattatatatatatatatcatgttttgATCATGTATAACCTATAACTGGAATCtgattttttggtttgtttcttgCAGAGAATATGCACTTTTTGATAGGGAATATACactttttgatttggagttgatGGTGCTTTGAGATTTGTATgtctttcaaatttatttattttggtttggatttatatattttcttattgattctattttttggatttgtatatttttttattaatatatttagctGAGTTTGTATATTGTTGGGTTTccctttcaaatttttgaaaaaaatagatagctttaattctttttttttttaaatgtttatgattgtcatttttatttattttggtttgccttttaatttattttacacttcccatgttttaaatttacatataatgtcatattttgtttgagtgtataataaaaaaataaagtctatTTCATCACCTCCTTGTTAtcactttttcaataaaaaatgttatttttatctacaacatatataaaagataGTCGACATAGAAAATAACTCTTATTCTCAaaagtaaaaatctcaacaaacTAATTGCATTGCATAATAAAACTTATATTGATTTATAgtatttcaattttctatatattaattttttacgtCTTTATTAATCATGTGATGCTATTAAAAATTCATTATGCATGAGCATTTACCATATATTGAGAATATTGCAACACAAGTTTCACAAAAATATTAGATTATTTAACTTGTTGTAGACCCAGAAAAATTCAACCAACAATACAAAAACTTCAACATAGTCTCGATTGGTCCCCTATAACATGGCCCAAAGCTATAATGAtgatgaaaacaaaaaacacattttaaactgatatttttattaaacttgaatcaagtttgtcctaaactttatgttgaattctgaactaatgtttttctattttgataCGTGCAAACATGTAATTACTATACTCCACTTAActattgttataaaaaaaatagtagaattaagattttctttcctatatattaaaatttttatcaggATTAATTTTTTacgaaaaatattattatttttttaaatgactaattATTTCAACTAGGcaaacgtgcattgcacgttgATCCTTTACTAGTATTAATAAAACacatgtacgtacgtacttcTTCAAGTGCATGTGTTATAGTCCGATCAAGTCCGACTGCATGCATTTTTTTGCAAAATAGCCTCTAAAGAAAGCTTTTAATTCCCGGTGATATAAAGCGTTAATTCTTGTTTCCTAACTAGCATGCATCATCCAATATCCATCCTTAAgatatcgatttttttttaattaaatattttctataatttgaaGAGATAAACAGTATGATATGCAAACTCTACTGCAATAAATACAGTCTCCGAATAATTTGAACTCTTAACATTAAACACAACGGAGTACATGAATTCTCAGTATATCTCCGTCTGAACTCTCAACTATAGAAATAGAAAATGTTCAGATAACAAATTATATGAAATCATTACCGGTGCTCAAGTACTTTAGGGCCTAGGCTGCTCTCAAATTAAGAAACTATATTAAGGTAAGCCCACCAAACCCAAAATCCTCAAATGTCAGCCCAATATATGGTTAATAGGAGTCGGACCACTGACTGGCCCAGCCCAAGGCTCAGCCTCTGCGCACGTATCCATCCCGATCCCACTATGAAATGacaaaaactgaaaaggcaaAAGGCAGTCTCCAGCCATTTCAAACCAAGTGGACACAGACACAGCTGTCGCAATATGCAAATCTTTAACCAGAGGAGCACTTTTTGAAGTGTGGTCCAGTACGAGATAAGAGAGCAGGGAGGAATACAGACACAACAAGCACCCCCATTACTCTGTATCTGCCATCACTTTATCTGGTATCTGTTATCgttaataatcacttttttaattattatataaaaaataaaatatataaaagtgcatttttactaaaataaaagCATGAACTGAAACACACTAAAATCAGCAAAATACACGTGGGCGTCATCCAAACAACCACGTATTTCTACTTTCAAACCGACTCTCACTTTGCATTGTCCCCAAAACATGAACTAACTCATTCCGTTTCCCTAAGCCTACGGGCGAGATTTTGCACGTGCAAGGTGGCCTACGTGGCCAAACCCGATACGTGGCGCTCAGGAATACCCGGGCCCGAGTTTGCAAAGATGTCTGGTCATGAGCTGTCGTGACACGTGTCAGTCCGACACAGTCTGTGGGCTAAGCTAACCAATTTCCCGAAACACAAACACGCACAAAATCTCTCTCCCCAATACCTTACTGTTCTTTGAAGGAACAGCCAGTTCTCTCTCTGTCTATCTGTCTGCATTTGAGCCATGGGTTCGGAGAGATGTTATGTTTGGAGCTCGTTGTCATGCTCATCTGCTTCTACGACGTCGTCTTTGACGAGTGCGGCGGATGGTATGGTGAAGATGGAGCTGGAGGCGGCAGAGGCTCTGGCCGATTTGGCCCATTTGGCGGTGCCAGAGAGTGCTGGCAGTGGCTTGTGCAGGAAATGGGGGACCAAAGGGAAACGGGCAGCGAAGCGAGTCAAGAGAGAGTCGCCGCCGGGTGACTCCGCGTTTAGGTTGAACCCGCTGGACTCGGTGCCAAGCTACTCGGATCTGGCTGAGGTAATTAGTTTGAATGAGTTACTACATACCAACTCTGAGTTCTCGTCGCTCTTATTGGTTTTGTCCTGTGTTCATGTTCGTGTTTATCGGCTGCGTTTGATTTCAGTAGTAAAAGAGCTCCGAGCTGTGCGGTTCCAAACTTCCATAGTTCCATGTAGTTATTTCCTTAAATTTGGTAAATTGTAGAAATAAGGGAAGTACAAAAAAGACTTCAATAATCAAATTAATGATTTTCATGATTCAAGGACTAGGGGTAGCTTATTGgctatatttaatttatattgtaTTTAGTTAGAGTTATTCTATTCCAAGCGTACCGTTCACGTGAATTAGATCGTGACATTTTATttgcaaaatttaaattttaaaatttatttttcaaatcaaattatgctacGAGAGTATATTACGGGTGTGCTAGAGCACACTGatttgagaatataatttttatttagttttcatCAAGGGCCTGATAATTTATAGATTCCAAAGATAATATCCACATTTAGAAAAACACTGATAtatactcttttcttttctttttctgaatTTGACACTGATGATACTGTTCGGTTTGGtagtaagatgaaaattttgagctttaagataaaatattataatttaatatcattattgttttgagatttgaaaatgttaagaaaaagttgaattatttattatattttatatggaaatttggaaaagttgtaatgatgacgtgagaattttgagtttgatatgaaaAATGAACAGCCAAACCGAACCCCTTACCCTCTTTTAAGTTAGTAAGAAgccaaaaagtaaataaataaataaaagttggtTAGAACCTTTTGCTTAATATGCCTTTAAAtgtaaccataaaaaaaaaaaaaaaaaaaggaacccagattattttgtatttctatTAGAATTTCGTAATCGTAGTAGTACAGGTGAGGGATATATCATAAGAACTTGAACTGGCAGCACATTTCGCTGAAAATTATGGAGgagtattaattattaaatgaaaaccaaTAAGATATGACAAAGTGGAAATTGGAATGATAGAGTCTGGCCTTTCCCTTTCATGGAGGTAAATAAATTTCCTTACTATGCGATTCACTAGGGGAGGTATACTGAACACAGACCCGCTAAAGAAAAGGCACATTAACAGATATGTCTCTATCTTAACTCATCTATAGGGATTCCCTGGGAACGAATCTACAGGGCTATCACCTTCTTTGGCCAGATCTTCCAAATCTGAAAAGACAATCAAGCTTAGCCGTTGAAATTTCTTGTTTAAAATTTCTGAATATTGAGCTAGACAGCTAACAAAGATGATACAGAACGTAGAATCAGTCCCAATTTTTTGAACACTTCTcgtcacttttgttttatcatttggTTGGTAGATTTATATCTGTATTTGGTTGGCGAATTAAGTAAAATCTGGATTGATATATCTGTGGCGCTGTCACCAAGTCGCACTATTTTGTGCAGGacttgagaaatatttttgtttatagcAGGATAGAGCAGAAGCAAGTCAGCAACAATGTGAAAAGATACGCCCAATTGTGTTGATAGAACGAGAAAAGGCTAGCAGGTTCCCAGCATTACAGAAGTGAAGGCTGAGCAGGATTCTGAATTGGCTAAACCAACTCCCAACTGCAACGGAagttttgcaccatttgtttTGTGTAAAACAAGACGAAAGTTGACTGAGGTAGTAAAATTTTTAAGGTTTTCCTCAGCAGTGCTGTTCTGTTACTGCATCTTATTGAGCCTTTCCCGTTCAGGCTGAAAAGGAAGAACAGAGAATACGCAGGGTATTGGCAAATAGAGAGTCAGCTAGGCAGACAATTCGTCGTAGGCAGGTAAGcaactagaaatagagataATGACCTTAGTGAGATCTAGCCTTATCCTTAATATAGGCCAAGAACACTTGAAATGCATTAtctattgttattattgttattattattatcattattatactCCAAGTGGCACTTCTTACAGGCATTTACTGTATCTTGCTAAACTAATCCAGCATTAATAATGCACAGCCGTTGTTATTGTTAAGTGTCCTCATTATGTTTTGGTAGTAATCTAGTAATCTAGACATTGATCTTTCTATAAGCCTTATGCTTCAGTTATTTAACATAGACTATTCAAAATGCATGACTTTCTCGAAGATTAGATATACAGTATGAATTATTGATTTCATGCTAATTGAAAAACATTCCTTATGTTCTATTACACCATTGCAATTCTTCCAAAATGAAACACTGAAACACATGTTGCTACAAAGAAAACCTAAGAAGCCCATTTTACATcacaaaatcatgaaaatcaaaatCCGGTTTATAAAAACTGATACtcttacaacaaaaataaaaaataaaaatagacacTTTGCTTTTAGCCGCCACAAAGCTAAATACATGATTTGACTTGCTTaaagtaggtgaaaaaaatggtttCTTTGTTAAGTCAAGTGAAAATATGCTAGCCATAATGTAAAAGTATAACGTGTCatcaccattaaaaaaattaccaaaTAGCTAAGTTAGCTCTATAAGTGGGTTAAACAAAGTATTCCTTCcttaagaagaataaataaaCCCTTCCCTTCCTTAACAAACTCAAACTTTCTCGTAATTATGTGTGAAAGCATAGGATTGCATTGATACGTTAAATTAATCACATCTTGTATACCGCATCATTGATGAAACAAATGCATTCATTATGTAGTAatgactaatttttttattaaaaaatactgttTTACTTCAACTAGACCTTAATTACTGAAGTTTGTCTTTTCTGAATTTCATGATATGGGTCCTGTCTGCAATGTTTTCATATTAAAGTTTTAGCGAGAATCATCCTCTTactttcttcccctcccttgGTGGGCAGGCTCTGTGTGAGGATTTAACCAGGAAAGCTGCTGATCTGGCACGGGAGAATGAAAATTTGAAGAGGGTAGGGAATAGTCCCCCTAATATATTCTTATATATCTTCTTTCacttctctatttctctctgaTCATGGAGCAGGGCAGTTTACACCTTtttttttactctctctctctctctctctctcaaacttgTGTAAGCATAATCCCATTAATTTCATGATGTTTTGTGACATTTATAATGAGAAGGACAAGGAGTTGGCTTTGAAAGAGCATCAGTCCTTGGAGACCACAAATAAACATTTAAAGCAACAGGCAAGTTGTTGATATTTTGGGAATGTTTAATGTTGTAAGAATATCCACATATTTTGACACGCTCTCTGATTTTGCAGATGGCAAAGGTAAGAAAGGCTGTGGTTGAGGAAACTCCAGGTGAGCATTATTCAGCAGATGTGGCAGCCTCTCTGTCTTCATCCAGGAACTGTCCGTGGCACTTGTACGACCACCCTCCATTCCTGCCTGTTCTATGGCCTTCTGTCATTCAATCTTCAAATCGTGTTCAATCACAATATGGGAGGCAAAGTGCCATTGTCATTCCGTCAAACATGCCCATGCCAGCTGCTTGTAGGCCTGATAACTCTCGAGAGCAAGAAAACCGCATAGATGTCGATGGGCAAAAAGCACCATTGTATGTATTGCCATTTCCTTGGTTCTTCCCTCTTCCTGGTCCTGGGAACAGACTCCAACCTCTGCCCTCTACTGGTATGAAATATGAACAAGGCGAAGCTTCTCGTAGTAACCATAATGCCagttcattttcaaaatttattgcacatgtagaaaatcgCCATTGCTCTTTACCCATTGAAGTAAAGACAGAAGTTTCAGGCTCATCGGAAGTCAGACCTGATAATGACTTGAATGAGACCCCAATAGGGTTCCCTCTGGATGGAGTTAGTCAGCATACAGGAGCTAACTCTGAGGAAATTCTATATACACCTGCATCACTAGATTGTTCCCAACCTGCATCTACCATCAAGCACGAGAACATGTCCCAATCAGCTTATGCTCCCAATATTGAAACAACTTCTACAGCCCGTCCTATTGcaagtgctttgccagaaaagCAAGAATCAGCAGTTTTCCCAGGTAAGAAGCTAATTGATACGGTTGCTGCAGCAGAAGCCAGAAAGAGGAGGAAGGAACTGACAAAGCTAAAGAATCTCCATGGTCGTCCATGTCAGATGCATTGTTGAGATCAAGTCGAGGTGAAGAATAGCAAATAGGCTGTGTATAATTTCTTTGCTTTCACACTGGTTTAGTGCCTATTTACCCTTGGAGCCAGCCTTCAGCACTTACCGATGACAATAGAAGTCCTTTGAAGGGACAGTTGCCAGCATGTAATCTGGTGCCATTTCTGAGACCGCCTCAGGTATTCAAGACTTTCTTAGTCATCTAGCTAGGTTTTCTTTAGGTGGAATGTGATGTGAGCGGAAAATATGTTTGGTCAACATGTCAATCTTcaaaggaagagaaaagagTGGTTATTCAAGAATGTGTTTTTTTCCGAGTGGTTGATTTATTTAGGGAAATGCTGCGAGGAAATGAGCATTTTTAAATTGCAACGATGCTGTCGTTTGCGATGGTCctccaaagaaaaaaacatgGTTCTGACGAGTTGTAATTATACTTAATGGCTTGTATTCCTTCTGTAGCCAGATCACGAGAAGAGTTAATTGACAAGGTTGAGTTTATGGTATTTAACCTCTCATTTTGGTTTATCCATATTGTTTCCATGTTCTGCAGGATTCTGGATTTCATTTTGTTAACCAGTAGACCTCTCTTATAATCTATCCTCGAATGCGATTCTTCCCCccctctttttttgttttttttgtttttcaatccTCACGTTAAGGGCTGATATCCAGCTAGTTGCGCTCTAGTCTGTAATCGGCTGTGAATGTTTCAGGGATGTTGAATGAAGGGAAATATCTCTCATTCGCAGAGGCATCTTTTTACCAATTAAATCATGAGTTACAGAAGAAATTAAATGAACGAATTGGAAAACTAATTTGCAACTTGGTGACAGAAAGTGAAGCGGCTAATAACTAGCTACACGCATGACTACAACTAAACAGACTTAAGCTAATGGCCTATAAATAAGGATGTGGTTCATCACACTGTGCTTGGAGTCATTCCACTCGAGTAACGCCGACAGTATCTGCTCAGTCCCCTTCCGCTTAAAACGGCCCTTCACGACGACCTTGAAGTTCATCTGTTCGTGTAATCTGCTAAACTTCAAAGTTGCTGGGGAAACTCTAATAGAAAGACCTCTTGGTGATGTCACCTTTGCCTTGTACACCGAGTTACCATTACCCATGTTGGTCACAGTCCGGTGGAAGGTGGCAAAAATGTCTGAACTCGCACCCAGTAGCTGTGCATGCATTGTAGGGTAATTAAGGCCGTCAGTGCCTTGTGCAGGTTTAAAGTCTGAGCAGTTATGTTTCCTTTTGCCTCCAAAAATTAGAGCGAGGGATGTGCCGTTGTAGCCTTCCTTGCACAGGAAACTGGCATAGGAGCTGACGGAAATGTTATAGATGAGACCAGGGTGCACTGCCTGGACTGGATTTATCTGTCCTGATCCGGATCCCAATTCGGCATTGTCGTCTTCAATTCTCATAGGGGTGGctacatgagagagagagagagagagagagagagagaggggggggggggggggggggctttaGAGATTGATTttgacaatatttttcaaagcaTAGTGTACTGTCAAAGCCGAGGAGAGATTGATCAAACAAGCTTTTCACATTGTTGAGGCAACAAAATAGACTCAACAAATAGatttttggttaaaaaaatttCGTTGCCGATAGATTGAGGCTAATTCTTCCTTTTTGGTGTCTAATCTGATGCTAGAACAATTAATTGGACGTCGGAGAATTTGGCACttgcacttttcttttcaaatggaTTACTTGGATTAATATATAAGAAGCAACCAGAATTTGGTTAAGAGAAAAgcaattaatatttaatgtacTGATTATAACTTGAAGGAAACCAAAATGAACCGTAGCCGTAGGACTAGAGGTAGATACGAATAGGCCAAACAAGTGAATCAAAGGAGTCCAAAACTTCAGAATATTTAGTTTAGGATCCGAGGTCTTACCAGTAGTCATGAGAGCAGACTTGATTGC
This genomic interval from Carya illinoinensis cultivar Pawnee chromosome 10, C.illinoinensisPawnee_v1, whole genome shotgun sequence contains the following:
- the LOC122279471 gene encoding uncharacterized protein LOC122279471, which produces MGSERCYVWSSLSCSSASTTSSLTSAADGMVKMELEAAEALADLAHLAVPESAGSGLCRKWGTKGKRAAKRVKRESPPGDSAFRLNPLDSVPSYSDLAEQVPSITEVKAEQDSELAKPTPNCNGSFAPFVLCKTRRKLTEAEKEEQRIRRVLANRESARQTIRRRQALCEDLTRKAADLARENENLKRDKELALKEHQSLETTNKHLKQQMAKVRKAVVEETPGEHYSADVAASLSSSRNCPWHLYDHPPFLPVLWPSVIQSSNRVQSQYGRQSAIVIPSNMPMPAACRPDNSREQENRIDVDGQKAPLYVLPFPWFFPLPGPGNRLQPLPSTGMKYEQGEASRSNHNASSFSKFIAHVENRHCSLPIEVKTEVSGSSEVRPDNDLNETPIGFPLDGVSQHTGANSEEILYTPASLDCSQPASTIKHENMSQSAYAPNIETTSTARPIASALPEKQESAVFPGKKLIDTVAAAEARKRRKELTKLKNLHGRPCQMHC